Proteins co-encoded in one Medicago truncatula cultivar Jemalong A17 chromosome 8, MtrunA17r5.0-ANR, whole genome shotgun sequence genomic window:
- the LOC11408349 gene encoding ADP-ribosylation factor GTPase-activating protein AGD12 — translation MMEVGGNASANSIYEAFIPEGYTKPGPDASHEERAKFIRSKYERQEFLKHSLRILSTKSKRQTSFSKKIMDSFRKSSGSKNMEGMVEFIGMLKVKVVKGTNLAIRDMRTSDPYVVLKLGQQTVQTTVIRSNLNPVWNEELMLSVPQQFGPISLEVFDHDLFSADDIMGEAQIDLQPLINSAMAFGDTGMFDDMRIGKWLRSNDNALIEDSIVNIIDGKVKQEMFIKLQNVECGELNLELEWMSLDH, via the exons ATGATGGAAGTTGGAGGAAATGCATCTGCCAATTCAATTTATGAGGCTTTTATTCCGGAAGGATATACAAAACCTGGACCAGATGCCAGTCATGAAGAACGTGCAAAATTCATCAG GTCAAAGTATGAGCGTCAAGAATTTTTGAAACATAGTTTGCgcattttatcaacaaaaagcAAACGTCAAACAAGTTTCTCCAAAAAGATCATGGATAGCTTTCGAAAATCTAGTGGTTCAAAGAATATG GAAGGAATGGTAGAATTTATTGGAATGCTGAAAGTGAAAGTGGTCAAAGGCACAAATTTAGCAATCAGAGATATGAGGACAAGTGATCCATATGTTGTTTTGAAGCTTGGCCAACAG ACTGTTCAGACGACTGTAATAAGGAGCAATTTGAATCCGGTTTGGAACGAGGAACTTATGTTGTCCGTTCCTCAGCAATTTGGACCAATAAGTTTG GAGGTATTTGATCATGACTTGTTCTCAGCTGATGATATAATGGGAGAAGCGCAGATTGATCTTCAACCTTTAATAAATTCTGCAATGGCATTTGGAGATACTGGAATGTTTGATGATATGCGAATAGGAAAATGGCTGAGATCTAATGACAATGCACTTATAGAGGATAGCATAGTCAATATCATTGATGGTAAGGTTAAACAAGAGATGTTTATTAAGCTCCAGAATGTCGAATGTGGAGAATTAAACTTAGAACTTGAGTGGATGTCTCTTGATCATTAG
- the LOC11405217 gene encoding uncharacterized protein, whose amino-acid sequence MAESPIVFVILILAGYSSARDLRPADHGLIFQTLSPTGTHSSPEMRSFFNSDNSSPTVSSSSEVAMPKAFTSGNTAPPSWSSVSGDGSSDRVWNSLKVASLACGVAGAILILVSGLIYVFKYRKQEQQNAAFRGNNSKLENEDHDNNKLQLVVRDPSS is encoded by the coding sequence ATGGCGGAATCTCCCATAGTCTTCGTCATCCTCATTCTCGCAGGATATTCCTCCGCCAGAGACCTCCGTCCAGCAGATCACGGTCTCATCTTCCAGACACTATCTCCAACGGGGACGCATTCTTCGCCGGAGATGAGATCCTTCTTCAACAGTGACAATTCATCACCAACAGTGTCCTCTTCCTCCGAAGTAGCGATGCCAAAGGCATTTACCTCCGGTAACACAGCGCCTCCGTCGTGGTCGAGCGTCTCCGGCGATGGTAGTAGTGACCGAGTTTGGAATTCGCTGAAGGTAGCCAGTTTGGCATGTGGAGTTGCTGGTGcgattctgattttggtttcaGGTTTGATTTACGTGTTTAAGTATAGAAAGCAGGAACAACAAAACGCAGCGTTTCGTGGTAACAACAGTAAATTAGAAAATGAGGATCATGATAATAACAAGTTGCAATTAGTGGTACGCGACCCTTCGAGTTGA